The Rattus rattus isolate New Zealand chromosome 1, Rrattus_CSIRO_v1, whole genome shotgun sequence genome includes a region encoding these proteins:
- the Clic4 gene encoding chloride intracellular channel protein 4: protein MALSMPLNGLKEEDKEPLIELFVKAGSDGESIGNCPFSQRLFMILWLKGVVFSVTTVDLKRKPADLQNLAPGTHPPFITFNSEVKTDVNKIEEFLEEVLCPPKYLKLSPKHPESNTAGMDIFAKFSAYIKNSRPEANEALERGLLKTLQKLDEYLNSPLPDEIDENSMEDIKSSTRRFLDGDEMTLADCNLLPKLHIVKVVAKKYRNFDIPKGMTGIWRYLTNAYSRDEFTNTCPSDKEVEIAYSDVAKRLTK, encoded by the exons gcCGGCAGTGATGGTGAGAGCATAGGAAACTGCCCCTTTTCACAGAGACTCTTCATGATCCTTTGGCTCAAAGGAGTCGTGTTCAGTGTCACCACCGTTGACCTGAAAAG GAAGCCTGCAGATCTGCAGAACTTGGCTCCTGGGACCCACCCACCATTTATAACCTTCAACAGCGAAGTCAAAACGGATGTAAATAAGATTGAGGAATTTCTTGAAGAAGTCTTGTGCCCACCCAA GTACTTAAAGCTCTCACCAAAACACCCAGAGTCAAACACTGCTGGGATGGACATCTTTGCCAAGTTCTCTGCGTACATCAAGAACTCAAGACCAGAGGCTAATgaag CACTGGAGAGGGGGCTCTTGAAAACGCTGCAGAAGCTGGATGAGTACCTGAATTCTCCCCTCCCTGACGAAATCGATGAGAACAGCATGGAGGACATCAAGTCGTCCACACGTAGGTTTCTGGACGGCGACGAGATGACATTAGCAGACTGCAACCTGCTGCCCAAGCTTCACATTGTCAAG gTGGTGGCCAAAAAATACCGCAACTTTGACATTCCCAAAGGCATGACGGGCATCTGGAGATACCTGACAAACGCCTACAGTAGGGATGAGTTCACCAACACCTGTCCCAGCGACAAGGAGGTGGAAATCGCGTACAGCGACGTCGCCAAGAGACTTACCAAGTAG